acagTTTCAAAATAGTTTTTTGAAACCGAAACCAAAtattgaaatgtttaaaattcgACAAGCTTGTCTAACATTGTCATTCTATGTAACATTTATTTCCGTGTAAATAGTTTAAAGCTATAAGGAATCACATAGTTTAAGGCTATAAGAAATCACAATGAGCAGAAGCTTCGCAAGATAGTAGCAATAACCACAGAATCATCATCATCCATGCTAACTTGTTCACACTCTTCCACTTCCGGAGATGGCGGCGGAGGCGGAGGCGGCGGAGGCAATGCTTGAGGAGGAGGAGATGTTAAAGCCATGAAAGGGTAGTAAAAATTAGTACGAGCTGCTTGAATGCCACTAAAAGAAATGGAAGACAAGTCATATGCAATGGCAGCTTCTTCGGGCGTGTCAAAAGTGCCGAGCCAATGTCTTTCTTTAGAATACGGATTTCGAATCTCTGCTGCATATCTTCCCCATGGCC
This region of Mercurialis annua linkage group LG1-X, ddMerAnnu1.2, whole genome shotgun sequence genomic DNA includes:
- the LOC126665629 gene encoding ethylene-responsive transcription factor LEP-like, producing MENVTPLFFRNPKRSSRQSSKYLGVRRRPWGRYAAEIRNPYSKERHWLGTFDTPEEAAIAYDLSSISFSGIQAARTNFYYPFMALTSPPPQALPPPPPPPPPSPEVEECEQVSMDDDDSVVIATILRSFCSL